A genomic stretch from Halobellus sp. LT62 includes:
- a CDS encoding helix-turn-helix domain-containing protein produces the protein MSKKAHRERDDSVLEVEFSLRSARYPFVRLSEAESCTFELAEMIDRGDGRYAEFFNVTGVDPERITALASEHETADVALLSTYEDGGLFEFTVSGDCPAYHLAELGALPRTVRGEDGEGRIVAEIPAQYDPRPIIDAFLATHPDVELASKREKDGVSPMFTRSGYQQILHDVLTDRQRQVIEAAFDAGYYDWPRETTGQAVAEKLGITSATFSEHIHAAERKLLTTLFAGSQ, from the coding sequence ATGTCCAAGAAAGCCCACCGCGAGCGGGACGACTCCGTGCTGGAAGTCGAATTCTCCCTCCGAAGCGCTCGATACCCGTTCGTCCGGCTCTCGGAGGCCGAATCGTGTACCTTCGAGCTCGCCGAGATGATCGATCGCGGTGACGGCCGGTACGCGGAGTTCTTTAACGTGACGGGAGTCGACCCAGAGCGCATCACTGCGCTTGCTTCGGAGCACGAGACGGCCGATGTTGCGTTACTCAGTACCTACGAGGACGGCGGCCTCTTCGAGTTCACCGTCTCCGGGGACTGCCCGGCGTACCACCTCGCCGAACTGGGCGCGCTCCCACGCACCGTTCGCGGCGAGGACGGCGAGGGGCGAATCGTCGCTGAGATCCCAGCGCAGTACGATCCGAGGCCGATCATCGACGCCTTCCTCGCGACGCATCCGGACGTCGAACTGGCGAGCAAGCGGGAGAAAGACGGCGTTTCGCCGATGTTTACCCGGTCGGGGTATCAGCAGATTCTCCACGACGTCCTGACCGACAGACAGCGACAGGTCATCGAGGCCGCATTCGATGCCGGGTACTACGACTGGCCGCGAGAGACCACCGGTCAAGCGGTCGCCGAAAAACTCGGGATCACGTCGGCCACGTTCTCGGAGCACATCCACGCCGCCGAGCGCAAGCTCCTGACCACGTTGTTCGCGGGGTCGCAGTAG
- a CDS encoding DUF1684 domain-containing protein, translated as MTEADDDYVETLRANRREKDDFFGSHSQSPIPPADREGFDGLDYFEPDPAYRVEAGVTKHDDPEPVPMETNTGEELRYVRVVTFEFAFDDDDQQRRLHGYKQRPEDADEPIFVPFRDKTTGQETYRGGRYLELHPDGGLADDESVVVDFNLAYTPFCAFSEAFSCPLPPEENWLETAVHAGERDWSK; from the coding sequence ATGACCGAAGCCGACGACGACTACGTCGAGACGCTCCGCGCGAACCGCCGAGAGAAAGACGACTTCTTCGGCTCGCACTCGCAGTCGCCGATACCGCCGGCGGATAGAGAGGGGTTCGACGGCTTAGACTACTTCGAACCGGACCCCGCCTACCGCGTCGAGGCGGGCGTCACGAAACACGATGATCCCGAACCCGTTCCGATGGAGACGAACACCGGCGAGGAGCTCCGGTACGTTCGCGTCGTCACCTTCGAGTTCGCGTTCGACGACGACGATCAACAGCGTCGGCTCCACGGGTACAAACAGCGCCCCGAGGATGCCGACGAACCGATCTTCGTCCCGTTCCGCGACAAGACGACCGGGCAGGAGACATACCGCGGTGGTCGCTATCTGGAGCTGCACCCCGACGGAGGTCTCGCCGACGATGAGAGCGTCGTCGTCGACTTCAACCTCGCGTACACGCCATTTTGCGCGTTCAGCGAGGCGTTCTCGTGTCCGCTCCCGCCCGAAGAGAACTGGCTCGAAACCGCCGTTCACGCCGGCGAGCGCGACTGGTCGAAGTAG
- the cmk gene encoding (d)CMP kinase, producing the protein MTDDDVPTARSVDSNLFITVSGPPGCGATTLCDGLSAALDCGYVSGGDIFRELADDRDMSLSQLIAKTDETDEIDRALDRRLRTIAEKWGAANKPFILESRLAGWLAGNRADLRIWLDAPEEVRVSRTRDREEMEAEMRVREVSEAGRYKSYYDVDVSDQSFYDLSVNTARWSPAATLEMILTAIEEYDPEVDEGAFRTKDIEL; encoded by the coding sequence ATGACAGACGACGACGTCCCGACGGCGCGGTCGGTCGACAGCAACCTCTTTATCACGGTTTCGGGACCGCCGGGCTGCGGCGCGACGACCCTCTGTGATGGGCTGTCGGCCGCGCTCGACTGCGGGTACGTCTCCGGTGGGGACATCTTCCGCGAGCTCGCCGACGATCGGGATATGTCCCTGTCGCAGCTCATCGCGAAAACCGACGAGACCGACGAGATCGACCGCGCGCTGGACCGTCGCCTCCGAACGATCGCCGAAAAGTGGGGCGCGGCGAACAAGCCGTTCATCCTCGAATCCCGGCTGGCGGGCTGGCTCGCCGGCAACCGCGCGGACCTCCGGATCTGGCTCGACGCTCCCGAGGAAGTGCGCGTCTCGCGAACGCGGGACCGCGAGGAGATGGAAGCGGAGATGCGCGTCCGCGAGGTCAGCGAGGCCGGCCGGTACAAGTCGTATTACGACGTCGACGTCTCCGATCAGTCGTTCTACGACCTCTCGGTCAACACCGCACGCTGGAGCCCCGCGGCGACCTTGGAGATGATCCTCACCGCCATCGAGGAGTACGATCCGGAGGTCGACGAGGGCGCGTTCCGGACGAAAGACATCGAGCTTTAA
- a CDS encoding DMT family transporter, whose product MTRYRNLLLFALLAAAWGSAFMAIKAGLAYIPPVLFAALRYDIAGVLMLAYAFYATDDPLPRTRAQWTVVAIGATLLIAGYHTLLFIGETDPAVTSAAAAVIVSLSPVLTSGFARLFLPDERLTAVGVAGLLLGLVGVVILSNPDPNNLLTGGAVAKLLIFGAAAAFALGSVLTRRVDADIPIETMEAWSMIGGALIMHGVSAGMGESMADAVWTVESVAALAYLSLVASALGFLIYFDLLDRLGAIEINLVSYVAPVFAALAGWVVLDEVPTAFTVVGFVVIFVGFLLLKRRAIRAEVPRLRKMVSRP is encoded by the coding sequence GTGACTCGGTACCGAAATCTCCTCTTATTCGCCCTCCTCGCCGCGGCGTGGGGGTCGGCCTTCATGGCCATCAAGGCCGGACTGGCGTACATCCCGCCGGTGCTCTTCGCCGCGCTCCGCTACGACATCGCGGGCGTGCTGATGCTCGCGTACGCGTTCTACGCCACCGACGACCCGCTCCCGCGGACCCGAGCGCAGTGGACCGTCGTCGCCATCGGCGCGACGCTGCTCATCGCCGGCTATCACACGCTGCTTTTCATCGGCGAGACCGACCCGGCCGTCACCTCGGCGGCGGCGGCGGTCATCGTGAGCCTCAGCCCCGTCCTGACGAGCGGATTCGCGCGTCTGTTTCTCCCCGACGAGCGGCTCACGGCCGTCGGGGTCGCCGGGCTACTGCTGGGCCTCGTCGGCGTGGTGATCCTCTCGAACCCCGATCCGAACAACCTCTTGACGGGCGGCGCGGTCGCGAAGCTCCTGATCTTCGGCGCGGCGGCGGCGTTCGCACTCGGCTCTGTGCTCACCCGCCGCGTCGACGCCGATATCCCGATCGAGACGATGGAGGCGTGGTCGATGATCGGCGGCGCGCTCATTATGCACGGCGTGAGCGCCGGGATGGGCGAGTCGATGGCCGACGCCGTCTGGACGGTCGAGTCGGTGGCGGCGCTGGCGTATCTCTCCCTCGTCGCGAGCGCGCTCGGCTTCCTCATCTACTTCGATCTGCTCGATCGGCTGGGCGCGATAGAAATAAATCTCGTCTCCTACGTCGCGCCGGTCTTCGCGGCGCTCGCGGGCTGGGTCGTCCTCGACGAGGTGCCGACCGCCTTCACCGTCGTCGGCTTCGTCGTCATCTTCGTCGGCTTTCTCCTCCTCAAGCGCCGGGCGATCCGCGCGGAGGTGCCGCGGCTCCGGAAGATGGTGTCGCGACCGTAG
- a CDS encoding CBS domain-containing protein yields the protein MANITSLTARDLMTTDVETVSPDDDVSEVLGRLARADFNGFPVVDDGGGVVGIVTQHDLVELFQTKDRTLWIPVGFPPFLETLTYAVDVSWDDLDLGIDLLRNTSKPIRKVMTADVVTVAPDASLDEILDLLADEERDINRLPVVDGGELVGIVARQDVIRAVRDQRRAGDAE from the coding sequence ATGGCGAATATCACATCGCTGACAGCGCGTGATCTGATGACGACGGACGTCGAGACCGTCTCTCCCGACGACGACGTGAGCGAGGTGCTCGGTCGCCTCGCCCGCGCGGACTTCAACGGCTTTCCCGTCGTCGACGACGGCGGCGGGGTGGTCGGGATCGTCACCCAACACGACCTCGTCGAACTGTTCCAGACGAAAGACCGGACGCTGTGGATCCCGGTCGGCTTCCCGCCGTTCCTCGAGACGCTCACCTACGCGGTCGACGTCTCGTGGGACGACCTCGACCTCGGGATCGACCTGCTGCGGAACACGAGCAAACCGATTCGGAAGGTGATGACCGCCGACGTCGTCACCGTCGCACCCGACGCGTCGCTGGACGAGATCCTCGACCTCCTCGCCGACGAGGAGCGCGACATCAACCGGTTGCCGGTCGTCGACGGCGGGGAACTCGTCGGGATCGTCGCCCGGCAGGACGTCATCCGAGCGGTTCGTGACCAGCGGCGAGCGGGCGACGCCGAGTGA
- a CDS encoding reverse transcriptase-like protein: MAAHGRPTLRDLFDDSPTPHIAHPPRTHHRHFYVATDGSYRRNGGDGGLGVVIETRGGTRVARVSLPDVPPNNNVAEYRALHLGLDVLAARAPKHARVGVLVDHDDLAAAINGEVLVDASGDTGWRPGDGPRIPAGSESHWRGIRARIAGFAELRAARIDSRDNPAHPLANAPEAYAHVNRSADRCILPDPTDGVDNVTGPTGADAESADPQFPPPSRFEGRASD; the protein is encoded by the coding sequence ATGGCCGCTCACGGCCGTCCGACCCTCCGTGACCTGTTCGACGACTCGCCGACCCCACACATCGCGCACCCGCCGCGCACTCATCACCGACACTTCTACGTCGCGACCGACGGGTCCTATCGCCGGAACGGCGGCGACGGCGGCCTCGGCGTCGTCATCGAGACGCGGGGCGGAACGCGCGTCGCGCGGGTCTCGCTTCCCGACGTCCCCCCGAACAACAACGTCGCGGAGTACCGCGCGCTGCACCTCGGTCTCGACGTGCTCGCGGCCCGGGCACCGAAACACGCGCGCGTCGGCGTCCTCGTCGACCACGACGATCTCGCGGCCGCGATCAACGGCGAGGTGTTGGTCGACGCGAGTGGGGACACCGGCTGGCGACCGGGTGACGGGCCCCGGATTCCCGCCGGTAGCGAGTCACACTGGCGCGGTATCCGGGCGCGCATCGCGGGGTTCGCCGAACTGCGGGCGGCGCGGATCGACAGTCGGGACAACCCCGCGCACCCGCTCGCGAACGCGCCGGAGGCCTACGCCCACGTGAACCGCAGTGCGGACCGCTGCATTCTCCCGGATCCGACCGACGGCGTCGACAACGTGACCGGCCCGACGGGTGCGGACGCCGAGAGCGCCGATCCGCAGTTCCCGCCGCCGTCGCGGTTCGAGGGTCGCGCGAGCGATTAG
- a CDS encoding NADP-dependent malic enzyme, with product MGLDDDAREYHREEPPGKIEISTTKPTNTQRDLSLAYSPGVAAPCRDIDADPARAYEYTAKGNLVGVVSNGSAVLGLGNIGAQASKPVMEGKGVLFKRFADIDVFDIELDLEDPDEIVDTVRAMEPTFGGINLEDIKAPECFEIESRLRSEVDIPVFHDDQHGTAIISGAALLNAADVVDKELSDLDVVFSGAGASAIATARFYTSLGVERENIVMCDSSGVIGTDREDLNEFKAEFAADTDDDTLEDALEGADVFVGLSVGGIVSQEMVASMAENPIVFAMANPDPEITYEDAKAARDDTVIMATGRSDYPNQVNNVLGFPFIFRGALDVRATEINEEMKRAAAEALADLARQDVPDAVVKAYGDQPLQFGPDYVIPKPLDPRVLFTVAPAVAEAAMDSGCARTEVDPDAYEERLEARLGKSREMMRVVLNKAKSDPKRVALSEGGDEKIIRAAYQMQEQGIANPVLVGNAKKIQRTAESLGLDFDPEIVDPRSGDWDHYADRLYELRQREGITKNEAHELIRGDSNFFASVMVEQGDADAMLTGLTHHYPSALRPPLSIIGTAPEADYAAGVYLLTFKNRIIFAADTTVNLDPDSDVLAEITKHTAELARRFNVEPRAAMLSYSNFGSVDNAGTRKIRDAVSTLHGDSEVDFPVDGEMQADTAVVEDILEGTYEFSQLDEPANVLVFPNLEAGNIGYKLLQRLGGAEAIGPMLVGMDKPVHVLQRGDEVKDIVNLAGVAVVDAQE from the coding sequence ATGGGACTAGACGACGACGCGAGAGAGTATCACCGCGAGGAGCCGCCCGGCAAGATCGAGATCTCGACGACGAAGCCGACGAACACCCAGCGCGACCTGTCACTCGCGTACTCTCCCGGGGTCGCCGCGCCGTGCCGCGACATCGACGCCGATCCCGCGCGCGCATACGAGTACACGGCGAAGGGGAACCTCGTCGGCGTCGTCTCGAACGGCAGCGCCGTGCTCGGACTGGGTAACATCGGCGCGCAGGCGTCGAAACCAGTGATGGAGGGGAAGGGTGTCCTGTTCAAGCGCTTCGCCGACATCGACGTCTTCGACATCGAACTCGATCTGGAGGACCCCGACGAGATCGTCGACACCGTGCGCGCGATGGAGCCGACCTTCGGCGGCATCAACCTCGAGGACATCAAAGCGCCCGAGTGCTTCGAGATCGAGTCACGGTTGCGGTCGGAGGTCGACATCCCCGTCTTCCACGACGATCAGCACGGCACGGCGATCATCTCCGGCGCGGCGCTGTTGAACGCGGCCGACGTCGTCGACAAGGAACTTTCGGACCTCGACGTCGTCTTCTCCGGTGCCGGGGCCTCCGCGATCGCGACCGCCCGCTTCTACACTTCGCTGGGCGTCGAGCGCGAGAACATCGTAATGTGCGACTCCTCGGGCGTCATCGGCACCGACCGCGAGGACCTCAACGAGTTCAAAGCGGAGTTCGCCGCCGACACCGACGACGACACGCTCGAAGACGCGCTCGAAGGCGCAGACGTGTTCGTCGGCCTCTCCGTCGGCGGGATCGTCTCCCAAGAGATGGTCGCGTCGATGGCCGAGAACCCGATCGTCTTCGCGATGGCCAACCCCGATCCCGAGATCACCTACGAGGACGCGAAGGCCGCACGCGACGACACGGTCATCATGGCGACCGGGCGATCCGATTACCCGAATCAGGTGAACAACGTCCTCGGGTTCCCGTTCATCTTCCGCGGCGCGCTCGACGTGCGCGCGACGGAGATCAACGAGGAGATGAAGCGCGCGGCGGCTGAGGCGCTCGCCGATCTCGCGCGACAGGACGTCCCCGACGCGGTCGTGAAGGCCTACGGCGACCAGCCGCTGCAGTTCGGCCCCGACTACGTCATCCCGAAGCCGCTCGACCCGCGGGTGCTCTTCACCGTCGCGCCCGCCGTCGCCGAGGCGGCGATGGACTCGGGCTGTGCGCGCACCGAGGTCGACCCCGACGCCTACGAGGAACGGCTGGAGGCCCGACTCGGGAAGTCCCGCGAGATGATGCGCGTCGTCCTCAACAAGGCGAAGTCCGATCCCAAACGGGTCGCGCTCTCGGAGGGCGGCGACGAGAAGATCATCCGCGCGGCCTACCAGATGCAAGAGCAGGGGATCGCCAACCCGGTTCTCGTCGGGAACGCGAAGAAGATCCAGCGGACGGCCGAATCGCTCGGGCTGGATTTCGACCCCGAGATCGTCGACCCGCGCAGCGGCGATTGGGACCACTACGCCGATCGCCTCTACGAGCTGCGACAGCGCGAGGGCATCACGAAGAACGAGGCCCACGAGCTGATCCGCGGCGACAGCAACTTCTTCGCCAGCGTGATGGTCGAGCAGGGCGACGCCGACGCGATGCTGACGGGGCTGACGCACCACTACCCTTCGGCACTGCGCCCGCCACTATCGATCATCGGCACCGCGCCCGAGGCCGATTACGCGGCCGGGGTCTACCTGCTGACGTTCAAGAATCGCATCATCTTCGCGGCCGACACGACGGTCAACCTCGATCCCGACTCCGACGTGCTCGCGGAGATCACCAAACACACCGCCGAACTCGCACGCCGGTTCAACGTCGAACCGCGCGCGGCGATGCTGTCGTACTCGAACTTCGGCAGTGTCGACAACGCGGGGACGCGCAAGATCCGCGACGCCGTCTCGACGCTCCACGGCGACAGCGAGGTCGATTTCCCGGTCGACGGCGAGATGCAGGCCGACACCGCCGTCGTCGAGGACATCCTCGAAGGCACCTACGAGTTCTCACAGCTCGACGAGCCCGCGAACGTCCTCGTCTTCCCGAACCTCGAAGCGGGCAACATCGGCTACAAGCTGCTGCAGCGCCTCGGCGGCGCGGAGGCCATCGGCCCGATGCTCGTCGGGATGGACAAACCCGTGCACGTCCTCCAGCGCGGCGACGAAGTGAAGGACATCGTCAACCTCGCGGGGGTCGCCGTCGTCGACGCCCAAGAGTGA
- a CDS encoding COX15/CtaA family protein, producing the protein MDARLRRFVGVSAALTGILMVLGVYTASTGAGLTCAGRWPFCDGFLGLFPANWSSFIEWFHRLVAMITGFVVLGTTVSAWRRDADRRVRLALAGATILLPSQIILGALTVTTYEWAILLAHFGTAAIIFTGVALAFAWAYEPASGTDTIDRIRRPLVVASVLLPVMLVLAPHAFVTFGPEVQATYYSAGLTTYAALLVAAVWIAPAAGTAGTRPRRLIRRLSSVAAVAVVSLLVVGRLVYGGTLQYVSIGGTVVVLGLVAAVWVAARSDGVAADAGTAFGSD; encoded by the coding sequence ATGGACGCGCGTCTCCGACGGTTCGTCGGCGTTTCCGCCGCGCTCACGGGTATTCTGATGGTGCTCGGCGTGTACACGGCCTCGACGGGTGCAGGACTGACTTGCGCCGGTCGCTGGCCGTTCTGCGACGGCTTTCTGGGGCTGTTTCCCGCGAACTGGAGCAGCTTCATCGAGTGGTTCCACCGGCTCGTCGCGATGATCACCGGCTTCGTCGTCCTCGGTACGACCGTCTCCGCGTGGCGGCGGGATGCGGACCGGCGCGTCCGGCTCGCGCTCGCCGGCGCGACGATCCTCCTGCCCTCCCAGATCATCCTCGGCGCGCTCACCGTGACGACCTACGAGTGGGCGATCCTGCTCGCACACTTCGGAACGGCGGCGATCATCTTCACCGGCGTCGCACTGGCGTTCGCGTGGGCGTACGAGCCCGCGAGCGGAACCGACACGATCGATCGGATCCGCCGCCCGCTCGTCGTCGCGTCCGTTCTGCTACCCGTGATGCTCGTGTTAGCGCCTCACGCCTTTGTCACGTTCGGGCCCGAGGTCCAAGCGACGTACTACTCCGCCGGGCTCACAACGTACGCCGCGCTGCTCGTGGCGGCGGTGTGGATTGCGCCGGCCGCAGGAACCGCCGGCACCCGACCGCGCCGACTGATCCGTCGACTGAGCTCAGTCGCCGCGGTCGCGGTCGTCTCGCTGTTGGTCGTCGGCCGATTGGTATATGGCGGGACGCTCCAGTACGTCTCGATCGGCGGCACGGTCGTCGTACTCGGCCTCGTGGCCGCGGTATGGGTCGCCGCACGCAGTGACGGTGTGGCGGCTGACGCCGGGACGGCTTTCGGGAGCGACTGA
- a CDS encoding transporter substrate-binding domain-containing protein: MDRRTYVKTGAGVLAGGLLAGCTGGGDGDQTAEPTTESGDSGTESTETEAATTESVVPSNVVIGSDIPYRPFEYETTSGELTGFDVDIAAAIFEEQLGVDYEFKPTSFDSIIPSLNNNNFRIIMSAMTINDTRAEEVDFSDPYFTAYQTVIVRDDGEISSKEDLRGNPVGVQKGTTGAGAAEELREEFDGELDIKSYDQINGAFQALINGQVNAVINDNTVNAGFAEDRDDVVFLEGDGAAAESDQEAPPYLTLTIENYGIAFRQDDDEFRKRVNEALAAIREDGTYDEIYSEYFAG, translated from the coding sequence ATGGACAGACGGACCTACGTGAAGACCGGCGCTGGCGTGCTCGCTGGCGGTCTGCTCGCCGGATGTACTGGCGGCGGAGACGGCGATCAGACTGCGGAACCGACGACCGAGAGCGGCGATTCCGGCACCGAGTCGACGGAGACCGAAGCAGCGACGACCGAATCGGTCGTTCCCTCGAACGTCGTCATCGGCTCGGACATCCCGTACCGTCCGTTCGAGTATGAGACGACCTCGGGCGAGCTCACCGGGTTCGACGTCGACATCGCGGCGGCGATCTTCGAGGAGCAACTCGGCGTCGACTACGAGTTCAAGCCGACCAGTTTCGACTCGATCATCCCCTCGCTCAACAACAACAACTTCCGGATCATCATGTCCGCGATGACGATCAACGACACGCGGGCCGAGGAAGTGGACTTCTCCGACCCGTACTTCACGGCCTACCAGACCGTCATCGTCCGCGACGACGGCGAGATCTCCTCGAAGGAGGACCTCCGCGGTAACCCGGTCGGCGTCCAGAAGGGGACGACGGGAGCCGGCGCGGCCGAGGAACTGCGAGAGGAGTTCGACGGCGAACTCGACATCAAGAGCTACGACCAGATCAACGGCGCGTTCCAAGCGCTGATCAACGGCCAAGTCAACGCCGTCATCAACGACAACACGGTCAACGCGGGATTCGCCGAGGACCGCGACGACGTCGTCTTCCTCGAAGGCGACGGTGCCGCCGCCGAGAGCGACCAAGAAGCGCCGCCGTACCTCACGCTGACGATCGAAAACTACGGTATCGCCTTCCGACAGGACGACGACGAGTTCCGCAAACGCGTCAACGAGGCGCTCGCCGCCATCAGAGAGGACGGCACGTACGACGAGATCTACTCGGAGTACTTCGCCGGATAA
- a CDS encoding amino acid ABC transporter permease: MADSYSGASPEANAAADGLFDDQTLKYLGVGLSSLVALGIALLVLYILAVQVDYALIPTVLPQFIDAYVLVLGIVVTASVLSVTSGIFVGLARVSKTSITSGISAAYVQFFRGTPLLFQIFVVYFGIPTLWPGTFPISNWGIPTAIIALTLNHAAYVGEAVRGGIGAVHDGQMEAARSLGMGYVQAMREVVIPQAWRNALAAVGNDQIILVKDTSLLTVIAVPELIQQFRDVNSATFDPWTPLVLVAIAYLSITIPMGRLVEYLEDRADWGGDSQ; this comes from the coding sequence ATGGCTGATTCATACTCCGGTGCATCGCCCGAAGCCAACGCAGCCGCTGACGGGCTCTTCGACGATCAGACGCTGAAGTACCTCGGCGTCGGCCTGTCGAGTCTCGTCGCGCTCGGGATCGCGCTGCTCGTGCTGTACATTCTGGCCGTTCAGGTCGATTACGCGCTCATCCCCACGGTCCTGCCGCAGTTCATCGACGCCTACGTATTGGTGCTCGGCATCGTCGTCACGGCCAGCGTGCTGTCGGTGACCTCGGGAATCTTCGTCGGCCTCGCGCGCGTCTCGAAGACGTCGATCACGAGCGGGATCTCGGCGGCCTACGTGCAGTTCTTTCGCGGGACGCCACTGCTGTTTCAGATCTTCGTCGTCTACTTCGGCATCCCGACGCTGTGGCCCGGAACGTTTCCGATCTCGAACTGGGGCATCCCGACGGCGATCATCGCGCTGACGCTGAATCACGCGGCCTACGTCGGCGAGGCGGTCCGGGGCGGAATCGGCGCGGTCCACGACGGCCAGATGGAAGCCGCTCGTTCGCTCGGGATGGGCTACGTCCAAGCGATGCGGGAGGTCGTCATCCCGCAGGCGTGGCGCAACGCCTTGGCGGCGGTCGGCAACGACCAGATCATCTTGGTGAAGGACACCTCGCTTCTGACCGTCATCGCGGTGCCGGAGCTCATCCAGCAGTTCCGCGACGTCAACAGCGCCACGTTCGACCCGTGGACGCCGCTGGTGCTCGTCGCCATCGCGTACCTCTCGATCACGATTCCGATGGGCCGACTCGTGGAGTACCTCGAAGACCGCGCGGACTGGGGCGGTGATTCACAATGA
- a CDS encoding amino acid ABC transporter ATP-binding protein, which translates to MTDATQTDGDGETAGDGRTDEHALLEFDHVDKYFGETHVLKDVSLDIEDGEVCVVVGPSGSGKSTLLRCANRLEEIQNGEIRLDGRSISDPDADINRLRQRIGMVFQSFNLFPHKTALENVTLAPRKVRGIPDAEAQDRAEELLDDVGLLDQADSYPNQLSGGQQQRVAIARALAMDPKVMLFDEVTSALDPELVGEVLEVMRGLAADGMTMMVVTHEMGFAREVGDRIVLMDEGRLVESGDPESFFDHPETERGEQFLSKIL; encoded by the coding sequence ATGACCGACGCGACGCAAACCGACGGCGACGGAGAAACTGCCGGCGACGGGCGAACCGACGAACACGCGCTGCTCGAATTCGACCACGTGGACAAGTACTTCGGCGAGACGCACGTCCTCAAGGACGTCTCGCTCGACATCGAAGATGGCGAGGTGTGCGTCGTCGTCGGTCCCTCCGGTTCGGGCAAATCGACGCTGCTGCGGTGTGCGAATCGGCTCGAAGAGATCCAGAACGGTGAGATTCGGCTGGACGGCCGATCCATTTCGGACCCCGACGCCGACATCAACCGGCTCCGTCAGCGCATCGGGATGGTCTTTCAGTCGTTCAACCTCTTCCCGCACAAGACGGCGCTGGAGAACGTGACGCTCGCGCCGCGGAAGGTCCGGGGAATCCCCGATGCAGAGGCCCAAGATCGCGCCGAAGAACTCCTCGACGACGTCGGCCTGCTCGATCAGGCCGACTCCTACCCGAATCAGCTCTCCGGCGGCCAACAACAGCGCGTCGCCATCGCTCGCGCGCTCGCGATGGACCCGAAAGTGATGCTCTTCGACGAGGTCACGAGCGCGCTGGACCCCGAACTGGTCGGGGAAGTGCTCGAAGTGATGCGCGGACTCGCGGCCGACGGGATGACGATGATGGTCGTCACCCACGAGATGGGCTTCGCCCGCGAGGTGGGCGACCGCATCGTCCTGATGGACGAGGGCCGGCTCGTCGAGAGCGGCGATCCCGAGTCGTTCTTCGACCATCCCGAAACCGAGCGCGGCGAGCAGTTCCTCTCGAAAATCCTCTGA